In Cloacibacterium caeni, a single window of DNA contains:
- a CDS encoding THUMP domain-containing class I SAM-dependent RNA methyltransferase has product MDTENLKIQIKTFFGLEEVLAEEIKKLGGRKVEIKNRAVNCEGDLGFLYKINYSARTAVKILVPIATFKAWNENKFYDKVFDFPWETVMSVDQSFAIDSTVYSETFTHSQFVALKMKDAICDYFVMKERRRPDVDPKNPDIKFHLHIDRELVTISLDSSGDPLFKRGYRKEQGEAPINEVLASGMLQLAGWDGKGNFLDPMCGSGTLLIEAAMLAMDLPAQIFRKKFAFQNWKNYDAELFAKIKEFRINRIKEFTGKIVGYDIDARMLNAARINIEAAEMEDVIEVKKQNFFESEKDMFPLLMVFNPPYDERIAINQPDFYKKIGDTFKQKYPNTLAWMISSDLEGVKNVGLRPSRKIKLFNGKLECRFLQYEMYEGTKKIHKLEK; this is encoded by the coding sequence ATGGATACAGAAAATTTAAAAATTCAGATAAAAACATTTTTTGGTTTAGAAGAAGTTCTTGCCGAAGAAATTAAAAAGTTAGGCGGGAGAAAAGTAGAGATTAAAAACCGTGCGGTAAATTGTGAAGGCGACCTTGGTTTTCTATACAAAATCAATTATTCAGCGAGAACCGCTGTTAAAATTTTGGTTCCTATTGCAACTTTTAAAGCATGGAATGAGAATAAATTTTATGACAAAGTTTTCGATTTTCCTTGGGAAACCGTAATGAGTGTAGACCAAAGTTTTGCCATAGATTCTACGGTTTATTCTGAAACGTTCACGCATTCACAATTTGTAGCCTTGAAAATGAAAGATGCAATTTGTGATTATTTCGTGATGAAAGAAAGACGCAGACCAGATGTAGACCCTAAAAATCCTGATATTAAATTTCACCTTCATATCGACAGAGAATTGGTAACGATTTCTTTGGATTCTTCTGGAGACCCTTTATTTAAGCGTGGTTACAGAAAAGAACAAGGAGAAGCGCCGATTAATGAAGTCTTGGCTTCGGGAATGTTGCAATTGGCTGGCTGGGACGGCAAAGGAAATTTTCTTGATCCAATGTGCGGAAGTGGAACACTTTTGATAGAAGCTGCGATGCTCGCAATGGATTTACCAGCGCAAATTTTCAGAAAGAAATTCGCATTCCAAAATTGGAAAAATTATGATGCTGAATTGTTTGCAAAAATCAAAGAATTCAGAATCAACAGAATTAAAGAATTTACTGGGAAAATCGTAGGTTACGACATTGATGCAAGAATGCTCAACGCTGCTAGAATCAACATAGAAGCAGCAGAAATGGAAGATGTAATTGAAGTAAAAAAACAGAATTTCTTTGAATCTGAAAAAGATATGTTCCCTTTGTTAATGGTTTTCAATCCGCCTTATGATGAGAGAATTGCGATTAACCAACCCGATTTTTACAAGAAAATTGGCGATACTTTTAAACAAAAATATCCAAATACTTTGGCTTGGATGATTTCATCAGATTTAGAAGGCGTGAAAAATGTAGGTTTAAGACCTTCCAGAAAAATAAAATTGTTCAACGGAAAATTAGAATGCCGTTTCTTGCAATACGAAATGTACGAAGGCACTAAGAAAATTCATAAGTTGGAAAAATAG
- a CDS encoding SulP family inorganic anion transporter yields MDLHLDRTFKYYWLMFKRHDLSAGLTVFLVALPLCLGVALASGAPLYSGILSGIIGGIVVGVLSGSDLAVSGPAAGLTTVVAASIISLGDFQTFLLTVIIAGLFQILLGVLKLGVFASYFPSSVIKGMMAAIGIILISKQIPLALGYNQPDFWTSGFVQIFTSKNFLGNLVEFNSHITRGAVFISVISLAILILMKKPQFQKFNKIPAPLLVVIFGILINFLMNYFGSSYALKPNQLVNIPENMFAEIKFPEFSKILSNQEIWKDGILIGILATLETLLCIEAMDKLDRHNRITPVNRELIAQGIGNFLCGLVGAIPITAVVVRGSANIEAGAKTKVSAFMHGIFLLLSVLLIPFLINMIPYASLSAILIITGFGLTRIEIYKHLFKLGLKQFIPFIATIIIILVTDLLIGVSIGLLISIYYIIKENFKENYDIEKTHFQGINQYKLKLHSNVTFINKVKIKNALDKVPAYSVLTIDGSEVHFIDHDVLEIISDFKNKAHDRHIQLQMINIETVETAAISH; encoded by the coding sequence ATGGATTTGCATCTTGATAGAACGTTTAAGTATTATTGGTTAATGTTTAAGAGACACGATTTATCAGCAGGTCTCACGGTTTTTCTAGTTGCACTTCCCTTGTGTTTGGGTGTTGCATTAGCTTCTGGAGCTCCACTTTATTCGGGTATTTTATCAGGAATTATCGGTGGAATTGTAGTAGGAGTTTTGAGTGGTTCAGATTTAGCTGTTTCTGGTCCTGCTGCTGGTTTAACTACGGTTGTCGCCGCTTCTATCATCAGTCTAGGCGATTTTCAAACTTTTTTATTAACTGTTATTATTGCTGGACTATTCCAAATTTTATTAGGCGTTTTAAAACTGGGTGTTTTTGCCAGTTATTTTCCCAGTTCGGTGATTAAAGGAATGATGGCTGCTATAGGAATTATCTTGATTTCTAAACAAATTCCATTGGCTTTAGGTTACAATCAACCTGATTTTTGGACGAGTGGTTTTGTACAAATCTTTACTTCAAAAAATTTCTTAGGAAACTTAGTTGAATTTAATTCTCATATTACCAGAGGTGCCGTTTTTATTTCTGTGATTTCTTTGGCGATTTTAATTCTGATGAAAAAACCACAGTTTCAAAAATTCAATAAGATTCCTGCTCCACTTTTGGTGGTTATTTTTGGAATTTTAATCAACTTTTTAATGAATTATTTCGGTTCTTCTTATGCTTTGAAACCTAATCAATTGGTGAATATTCCAGAAAATATGTTTGCAGAAATTAAATTTCCTGAATTTTCTAAAATTCTGAGCAATCAAGAAATCTGGAAAGACGGAATTCTCATAGGAATTTTGGCTACACTAGAAACTTTGCTTTGTATAGAAGCGATGGATAAACTAGACCGTCACAACAGAATCACGCCTGTAAATCGTGAATTAATTGCGCAAGGAATTGGTAATTTCCTTTGTGGACTTGTAGGCGCAATTCCCATCACTGCAGTAGTTGTAAGAGGTTCTGCTAATATAGAAGCTGGCGCAAAAACTAAAGTTTCAGCCTTCATGCATGGAATATTTTTATTGCTCTCTGTATTGCTGATTCCGTTTTTGATTAATATGATTCCGTATGCTTCTTTATCTGCTATTTTGATTATTACAGGTTTTGGATTGACAAGAATTGAGATTTATAAACATCTCTTTAAACTCGGTTTAAAACAGTTTATTCCATTTATCGCCACTATTATTATTATCCTTGTAACAGACTTATTAATAGGTGTTTCTATTGGTTTATTGATTTCTATTTATTACATCATCAAAGAAAATTTCAAAGAAAATTACGACATAGAAAAAACGCATTTTCAAGGGATTAACCAATATAAATTGAAACTTCACAGCAATGTAACCTTCATCAATAAAGTGAAAATTAAAAATGCTTTGGATAAAGTTCCTGCTTATTCCGTATTAACTATTGACGGCTCCGAAGTTCATTTTATAGACCATGATGTTTTAGAAATTATTTCAGATTTCAAAAATAAAGCACATGACAGACACATTCAGCTTCAAATGATTAATATAGAAACCGTAGAAACTGCGGCGATTTCTCATTAA
- a CDS encoding DUF1599 domain-containing protein encodes MQNTALQFSEVINQCRDLFSKKLQDYGAAWRVLRPSSITDQIYIKVNRIRTLQMTDVKMVDEHEEDEFIAIVNYSIIGLIQLEKGFSENLDEDRTEILKLYDDYAQKAKNLMLRKNHDYGEAWREMRISSITDLIYQKVLRTKQIEDNQGKTLVSEGLDANYYDMLNYAVFCLIKMMEEKI; translated from the coding sequence ATGCAAAATACAGCTTTACAATTTAGCGAAGTCATTAACCAATGTCGTGATTTATTTTCTAAAAAATTACAAGATTACGGTGCAGCTTGGCGTGTTTTAAGACCGAGTTCTATTACTGATCAAATTTATATAAAAGTCAATAGAATCCGTACTTTACAGATGACAGACGTAAAAATGGTAGATGAACACGAAGAAGATGAATTTATAGCGATTGTGAACTACTCTATCATTGGTTTAATTCAGTTGGAGAAAGGTTTTTCTGAAAATTTAGACGAAGACAGAACTGAAATTCTGAAATTATATGATGATTACGCTCAAAAAGCAAAAAATTTAATGCTTCGCAAAAACCACGATTATGGTGAAGCATGGCGCGAAATGAGGATTTCATCTATCACCGATTTAATTTATCAAAAAGTTCTTCGCACGAAACAAATTGAAGACAACCAAGGGAAAACTCTGGTTTCGGAAGGTTTAGACGCCAATTATTATGACATGCTAAATTATGCGGTTTTCTGTCTCATTAAAATGATGGAAGAGAAAATTTGA
- a CDS encoding S46 family peptidase produces the protein MLKKTFIIATLFQAVAFFCQQYGGMWIPTEINEKEMKSLGMKIKAQDIWNTEKPSIKDAVVQFDGGCTAEIISPKGLLLTNHHCGYDNIQSHSTVENDLLTNGYWAKNMEEELPNPGVTVDFVTDIKEITQDILGNTSSLSGAELTKKINENIDAYKKSQKIESYQSIIVRPMFAGNKYYAFVVETYKDIRLVGAPPQSIGKFGSDTDNWVWPRHTGDFSMFRIYADKNNKPAEYSKDNIPFTPKHFLPISVKDIKENDFTFVFGFPGRTNEYLPSVAIEKIITDTNPARIEVRDIALKTLDEKMRADDATRIKYASKYASVANYWKKWIGETKGLKKSNAVAKKQAYESSLVAKNSEIKTSLDEFKKLYDQQAPYALNNAYYSEILRNAETLTLANQFYAFVQNYEAGKVDDKAVKGFKNRLSGFYKDYDGELDAKVTAKLLALYANKTAPEFLPEGFAQFKDVNQNLQVLENWSRNSVISGRNSVNGATVYSNIDQVFSNIPELVKNLKADPIYQTLTKMRETYVNKADAQYVGLQSKIDALQKKYLAQMMATDTERKFFPDANSTLRVTYGKVKGSNPADAISYHYETTLDGVMEKYVPGDYEFDVPQKLIQLYNTKDYGDYKNAAGKIPLAFTATNHTTGGNSGSPALDKKGNLIGLNFDRQWEGTMSDINFDPRFSRNIMVQTKYILFIIDKFAGARWLLDEMKIVK, from the coding sequence ATGCTTAAGAAAACGTTTATTATAGCGACATTATTTCAGGCTGTTGCTTTTTTTTGTCAGCAATACGGAGGAATGTGGATTCCTACTGAAATTAATGAAAAAGAGATGAAATCTCTGGGAATGAAAATCAAAGCCCAAGACATTTGGAACACTGAAAAACCGAGTATCAAAGACGCTGTAGTTCAGTTTGACGGAGGTTGTACCGCAGAAATTATTTCTCCAAAAGGTTTATTATTAACCAATCACCACTGCGGTTATGACAATATCCAAAGCCATTCTACCGTAGAAAATGATTTATTGACCAATGGATATTGGGCAAAAAACATGGAGGAAGAATTGCCAAACCCTGGCGTTACCGTAGATTTTGTTACGGATATTAAAGAAATTACTCAAGATATTTTAGGCAATACTTCTTCATTAAGTGGAGCAGAATTGACTAAAAAAATCAATGAAAATATAGACGCTTACAAGAAATCTCAAAAAATAGAATCTTACCAAAGTATTATTGTAAGACCTATGTTTGCAGGAAATAAATATTATGCATTTGTAGTAGAAACCTATAAAGACATCAGATTAGTAGGAGCACCACCACAAAGCATTGGTAAATTCGGTTCTGATACGGATAACTGGGTTTGGCCAAGACATACTGGTGATTTTTCTATGTTTAGAATTTACGCTGATAAAAACAACAAACCAGCGGAATATTCTAAAGACAATATTCCTTTTACGCCAAAACATTTCTTACCGATTTCTGTAAAAGACATTAAGGAAAATGATTTCACTTTCGTTTTCGGATTTCCGGGTAGAACCAATGAATATTTGCCAAGCGTAGCGATTGAAAAAATCATCACAGATACCAATCCTGCGAGAATTGAAGTAAGAGACATCGCGCTGAAAACGCTAGACGAAAAAATGCGTGCAGACGATGCTACCAGAATTAAATATGCTTCTAAATACGCTTCTGTTGCCAATTATTGGAAAAAATGGATTGGCGAAACAAAAGGTCTTAAAAAATCAAACGCTGTTGCTAAAAAACAAGCTTATGAAAGTTCTCTAGTGGCTAAAAATTCAGAAATTAAAACGTCTCTTGATGAATTTAAAAAACTGTATGACCAACAAGCGCCTTATGCTTTAAACAATGCTTATTACAGCGAAATTCTACGAAATGCTGAAACATTAACGTTGGCAAATCAGTTTTATGCTTTCGTACAAAATTATGAAGCAGGAAAAGTAGATGATAAAGCTGTAAAAGGTTTTAAAAACAGACTTTCTGGATTCTACAAAGATTATGACGGCGAATTAGATGCTAAAGTTACTGCTAAACTTTTGGCTTTATATGCAAATAAAACTGCACCAGAATTTTTACCAGAAGGTTTTGCTCAATTTAAAGATGTGAACCAAAATCTTCAAGTTCTTGAAAACTGGAGCAGAAATTCTGTGATTTCAGGAAGAAATTCGGTAAACGGAGCTACCGTTTATTCTAATATTGACCAAGTTTTCTCAAATATTCCAGAATTGGTAAAAAATCTGAAAGCTGACCCTATTTATCAGACTTTAACCAAAATGAGAGAAACTTATGTAAATAAAGCAGATGCTCAATATGTAGGTTTACAAAGCAAAATAGACGCTTTGCAAAAGAAATATTTAGCGCAAATGATGGCTACAGATACCGAAAGAAAATTTTTCCCAGATGCGAATTCTACACTCAGAGTAACTTACGGAAAAGTGAAAGGTTCTAATCCTGCAGATGCGATTTCTTACCACTATGAAACCACTTTAGATGGTGTAATGGAAAAATATGTACCTGGAGATTATGAATTTGATGTTCCACAAAAATTAATTCAGTTATACAACACCAAAGATTATGGCGATTACAAAAATGCAGCAGGAAAAATCCCATTAGCATTTACTGCAACCAATCATACCACTGGTGGAAACTCAGGAAGTCCAGCTCTCGACAAAAAAGGAAACCTTATCGGTTTAAATTTTGACAGACAATGGGAAGGCACGATGAGTGACATTAATTTTGACCCTAGATTCAGTAGAAATATTATGGTTCAGACCAAGTATATTTTATTTATCATCGATAAATTTGCTGGAGCAAGATGGTTATTAGACGAAATGAAAATTGTAAAATAA
- a CDS encoding N-acetylmuramoyl-L-alanine amidase — MRNSLYFIGLASLIISCGSQKEIAKPNNLPQPATSTIPNPPKSEIKHDVHGDYFTVNIADPTKNDNTISYGSLVGAKPEGYKVTRNHFPAIAQNFRQKYVILHYTALDHDKSVRVLTTQAVSSHYLVNDSTDIEIYQLVDENKRSYHAGISSWRKDATLNDTSIGIEIVNEGFKVVVGKRVFVPFPEHQVKKVAALVQDIVTRYQIPPTNVLAHSDIAPTRKQDPGPLFPWKKLYDEYGIGMWYDDATVQSFQSQIIPEEFNAKINDMAFVMKVQIALKQFGYGVTETGVWDDATKKTIEAFQYHFRPQNYDGKIDIETWAILQALIQKYPNK, encoded by the coding sequence ATGCGTAATTCATTATATTTCATAGGTTTAGCGTCTTTAATTATTTCTTGCGGTTCGCAAAAAGAAATTGCAAAACCTAATAATTTACCTCAACCCGCAACATCTACGATACCAAATCCTCCCAAATCAGAGATTAAACATGATGTACATGGCGATTATTTTACAGTAAATATAGCAGACCCAACTAAAAATGATAACACCATCAGTTATGGTTCTTTGGTGGGAGCAAAACCAGAAGGGTATAAAGTAACCAGAAATCATTTTCCTGCCATTGCACAAAATTTCAGACAGAAATATGTGATTTTACATTACACAGCTTTAGATCATGATAAATCTGTGAGGGTTTTAACCACTCAAGCCGTAAGTTCTCACTATTTGGTGAATGATTCTACCGATATAGAAATTTATCAGTTGGTAGACGAAAATAAAAGATCTTATCATGCAGGAATCAGTTCATGGAGAAAAGATGCAACGCTTAATGATACTTCTATCGGCATAGAAATCGTGAATGAAGGTTTTAAAGTAGTTGTCGGAAAAAGAGTTTTCGTTCCGTTTCCTGAACATCAAGTGAAAAAAGTAGCCGCTTTGGTTCAAGATATTGTAACGCGTTACCAAATTCCGCCGACCAATGTTTTAGCACATTCAGACATTGCGCCAACTCGTAAACAAGATCCAGGTCCATTATTTCCTTGGAAAAAATTGTATGACGAATACGGAATAGGAATGTGGTATGATGATGCTACAGTGCAGAGTTTCCAATCTCAAATTATTCCAGAAGAATTTAATGCAAAAATCAATGACATGGCTTTTGTGATGAAAGTACAGATTGCCCTAAAACAATTTGGCTATGGAGTTACAGAAACTGGAGTTTGGGATGATGCTACTAAGAAGACTATTGAGGCTTTCCAATATCATTTTAGACCACAAAATTACGATGGAAAAATAGATATAGAAACGTGGGCGATTTTACAGGCTCTCATTCAGAAATATCCCAATAAATAA
- a CDS encoding glycosyltransferase: MKNLIIIGRVFPEPISTAAGSRMIQLMDLFLTQNYQITFLSTASISENSFDLSSKNISFQNIVLNDSSFDELIKNLNPDFVVFDRFTTEEQFGWRVSEQVPNAVKILDTEDLHFLRTAREKAFKQNRNLEHLDLINDVFKREIASILRCDLSLIISEFEMNLLIEKFRIDENILFYLPLFGEVKKPETSFSKRKNFISIGNFLHEPNWQTVLQLKKLWKNIKNQLQEAEIHIYGAYASEKVFQLHNEKEGFIIKGRAENVETVFNTAKVLLAPIPFGAGIKGKLLESMQFGLPNVTSAVGAEAMHGNHDWNGFITDNETEFVEKAVLLYQDENLWQKSQENGYKIVENRFKKELFEPHFIHKIQEISENLESHRNQNFLGQILQHHTLQSTKYLSKWIEEKNKK, from the coding sequence ATGAAAAATTTGATAATCATTGGCAGGGTTTTTCCAGAGCCTATTTCTACAGCTGCCGGTTCTAGAATGATTCAATTGATGGATTTATTCTTAACTCAAAATTATCAAATCACCTTTCTTTCCACGGCTTCTATTTCAGAAAACAGTTTTGATTTGAGTTCTAAAAACATCTCTTTTCAAAATATTGTTTTGAATGACAGTAGTTTTGATGAACTCATCAAAAATCTAAACCCAGATTTTGTTGTTTTTGACAGATTCACCACCGAAGAACAATTCGGGTGGCGAGTTTCGGAGCAAGTTCCGAACGCCGTAAAAATTCTTGACACCGAAGACTTACATTTTCTAAGAACCGCCAGAGAAAAAGCCTTTAAACAAAATAGAAACTTAGAACATTTAGATTTAATTAATGACGTTTTCAAACGTGAAATAGCTTCCATTTTAAGATGCGACCTTTCCCTCATCATTTCTGAATTCGAAATGAATTTACTCATCGAAAAGTTTAGAATTGACGAGAATATCTTATTTTACCTCCCACTTTTTGGAGAAGTTAAAAAACCTGAAACTTCTTTTTCTAAAAGAAAAAACTTTATCAGCATCGGTAATTTTTTGCACGAACCGAATTGGCAAACCGTTCTTCAACTGAAAAAACTCTGGAAAAACATTAAAAACCAACTTCAAGAAGCCGAAATTCATATTTATGGTGCTTACGCAAGTGAAAAAGTCTTTCAATTACACAACGAAAAAGAAGGCTTCATCATCAAAGGAAGAGCCGAAAATGTAGAAACTGTTTTTAATACTGCTAAAGTTTTACTTGCACCCATTCCTTTTGGAGCTGGAATCAAAGGTAAATTGCTCGAAAGTATGCAATTTGGATTACCCAATGTTACTTCCGCAGTTGGTGCAGAAGCGATGCATGGAAACCATGACTGGAATGGTTTTATTACCGATAACGAAACAGAATTTGTAGAAAAAGCAGTTCTACTCTACCAAGATGAAAATCTTTGGCAAAAATCTCAAGAAAACGGTTATAAAATTGTAGAAAATAGATTCAAAAAAGAACTTTTTGAGCCCCATTTCATTCATAAAATTCAAGAAATTTCTGAGAATTTAGAATCACACAGAAACCAAAATTTCTTAGGTCAAATTCTTCAACATCACACGCTACAAAGCACTAAGTATCTGAGTAAGTGGATTGAAGAAAAGAACAAAAAATAA
- a CDS encoding M16 family metallopeptidase, with protein sequence MQTKLVLKTKNFTDKNGYTYQQVEGDETGVRIYKLNNGLTVYLAQNDDAPRIQTYIPVRTGSNNDPSDNTGLAHYLEHMMFKGTSKLGTLDWEKEKVLLDQISDLYELHKSEQNPEIKKEIYRKIDEISQEASQYAIANEYDKVISSLGATGTNAHTWLDETVYKNNIPNNELEKWLKIEKERFSSLVLRLFHTELESVYEEFNRAQDNDVRLVNYALMEALFPKHPNGQQTTLGKSEHLKNPSMQAIHQYFNDFYVPNNMAMVLVGDLDFEETILLVDQYFGKFEYKELPKKEKIIEEPQTEIVERIVKSPSAPRLNIAWRTDSYGTKEEHLAEMVAQILSNSGEAGLLDLNINQKHKALRSYAYELGFKQYGLFSLMIVPKENQSLEEAEQLLLAEIEKVKNGDFPDWLIPAIINDMKLQKIRNLETADGLATALYGIYINDRTWEEELSEIEKFEKITKQDVVDFAQKFFQKNYVIVKKLRGENENLIRVENPGITPVKINREAQSEFLTEILHQKSSEITPKFIDYKNMIEETQIGDKKISFVRNKYNHIAQLHLIYKIGTDHDKELFLAVQVLQYLGTSRFSADQLSQEFFKLGISNDFKTYDDQMIILLTGFEENLIKGFELLKHWITEVKPDDEVYESTIELILESRNVAKKDKSRIMTALSHYAKFGENSRFRDVIPEEKLRATKVEHLTEKVKNLTQLPYEIFFYGKDFEGFKEKIQPLLEKATLTIPKPKIYQELETQGKVFFTNYDMVQMEMSKIGRASQLNTENYGKINVFNEYFGRGLSSIVFQELRESKSLAYSAYVNYSTATYLDRHNYVVSYIGTQANKLHLAVDAMADLMQDLPQIPTQFNNAKNSALKQIASTRITRTNIFFNFLNLKKIGIDYDIREKIYHEIENLQLEDLTQFYNQEIKPISYNVAIMGKKENLDHSAIENLGDFHELSLEEIFGY encoded by the coding sequence ATGCAGACGAAATTAGTATTAAAAACTAAAAATTTTACAGATAAAAACGGGTACACTTACCAACAAGTAGAAGGAGATGAAACGGGTGTAAGAATTTACAAATTAAACAATGGATTAACGGTTTATTTGGCTCAAAATGACGATGCTCCTAGAATCCAAACCTATATTCCAGTAAGAACGGGAAGCAATAATGATCCATCAGACAATACAGGATTGGCGCATTATTTAGAGCACATGATGTTCAAAGGAACGAGCAAATTAGGAACTCTGGATTGGGAAAAAGAAAAAGTATTATTAGACCAAATTTCTGATTTGTACGAACTGCACAAATCAGAACAAAACCCAGAAATAAAGAAGGAAATTTATAGAAAAATAGACGAAATTTCTCAAGAAGCCAGTCAATATGCGATTGCCAATGAATATGACAAAGTCATTTCTTCTTTGGGTGCAACAGGAACCAATGCGCACACTTGGTTAGACGAAACCGTTTATAAAAATAACATTCCGAATAATGAATTGGAAAAATGGCTCAAAATAGAAAAAGAGCGTTTTTCTAGTCTAGTTTTAAGGCTTTTTCATACTGAGTTAGAATCGGTTTACGAAGAATTCAATCGTGCGCAAGACAATGATGTGAGGTTGGTAAATTACGCGCTTATGGAAGCCCTTTTTCCGAAGCATCCTAATGGTCAACAAACCACTCTGGGGAAATCTGAGCATTTGAAAAATCCTTCTATGCAGGCTATTCATCAATATTTCAATGATTTTTATGTGCCTAATAATATGGCGATGGTTTTGGTGGGAGATTTAGATTTTGAAGAAACCATTCTTTTGGTCGATCAATATTTTGGAAAGTTTGAGTACAAAGAACTTCCTAAGAAAGAAAAAATCATAGAAGAACCTCAAACCGAAATTGTAGAAAGAATTGTAAAAAGTCCTTCTGCGCCTAGATTAAACATCGCTTGGAGAACAGATTCTTATGGAACAAAAGAAGAGCATTTGGCAGAAATGGTGGCTCAGATTCTCTCCAATTCTGGCGAAGCAGGTTTGCTGGATTTAAACATTAACCAAAAGCATAAAGCGCTCAGAAGTTATGCTTATGAATTGGGTTTTAAGCAATACGGATTGTTCTCGCTCATGATTGTTCCGAAGGAAAATCAATCTTTAGAAGAGGCAGAACAACTGCTTTTGGCAGAGATAGAAAAAGTGAAAAATGGTGATTTCCCAGATTGGTTAATTCCTGCGATTATCAATGATATGAAATTGCAGAAAATCAGAAATCTAGAAACTGCAGATGGTTTAGCAACAGCGCTTTACGGGATTTATATCAATGACAGAACTTGGGAAGAAGAACTTTCGGAAATTGAGAAATTTGAGAAAATTACCAAGCAAGATGTGGTAGATTTTGCACAAAAATTCTTCCAAAAAAATTATGTGATCGTTAAAAAATTGCGTGGCGAAAACGAAAATCTTATCCGAGTAGAAAATCCGGGAATTACTCCTGTTAAAATCAATAGAGAAGCACAATCTGAGTTTTTGACCGAAATTCTTCACCAAAAATCTTCAGAAATTACTCCTAAATTTATTGATTATAAAAATATGATTGAGGAAACTCAAATTGGGGATAAAAAAATCAGTTTTGTTAGAAATAAATACAATCATATTGCGCAGTTGCATTTGATTTACAAAATCGGAACAGACCATGATAAAGAGCTTTTCTTAGCGGTACAAGTTTTGCAATATTTGGGAACTTCTCGTTTTTCGGCGGATCAATTAAGCCAAGAGTTTTTTAAATTGGGAATCAGTAATGATTTTAAAACGTATGACGACCAAATGATTATTTTGCTCACTGGTTTTGAGGAAAATCTAATCAAAGGTTTTGAACTTTTAAAACATTGGATTACCGAAGTTAAACCAGATGATGAGGTCTATGAAAGTACGATAGAATTGATTTTAGAAAGCCGAAATGTCGCTAAAAAAGACAAGTCAAGAATCATGACGGCATTAAGTCATTATGCTAAATTTGGTGAAAATTCCAGATTCAGAGATGTGATTCCTGAAGAAAAATTAAGAGCAACGAAAGTAGAACATCTTACTGAAAAAGTGAAGAATTTGACCCAATTACCTTATGAAATTTTCTTCTACGGTAAAGATTTTGAGGGGTTCAAAGAAAAAATTCAGCCGTTGTTAGAAAAAGCAACACTCACCATTCCAAAGCCGAAAATTTATCAAGAACTGGAAACTCAAGGAAAAGTTTTCTTTACCAATTATGATATGGTACAAATGGAAATGAGTAAAATTGGTAGGGCTTCTCAACTGAATACCGAAAATTACGGAAAAATCAATGTTTTTAATGAATATTTTGGCAGAGGTTTGTCGTCTATTGTTTTTCAGGAACTCAGAGAAAGCAAGAGTTTAGCGTATTCTGCGTATGTAAATTACTCTACTGCGACTTATTTGGATAGACATAATTACGTGGTAAGTTACATTGGTACACAAGCCAATAAATTGCATTTAGCAGTAGATGCGATGGCGGATTTAATGCAAGATTTGCCTCAAATTCCTACGCAATTTAATAATGCTAAAAATTCTGCGCTGAAACAAATTGCATCTACCCGAATAACCAGAACCAATATTTTCTTTAATTTTTTAAATCTTAAAAAAATAGGAATAGATTATGATATTAGAGAAAAAATTTACCACGAAATAGAAAATCTACAGTTAGAAGATTTAACCCAATTCTACAATCAAGAAATAAAACCGATCTCTTATAATGTTGCCATCATGGGCAAAAAAGAAAATTTAGACCATTCTGCGATTGAAAACTTAGGAGATTTTCACGAACTGAGTTTAGAAGAAATTTTTGGATATTAA